A genomic region of Methylobacterium durans contains the following coding sequences:
- the ribH gene encoding 6,7-dimethyl-8-ribityllumazine synthase, which yields MVSTPNTPRRESGPAPVLRDARILVVEARFYDHIADELLAGAHAAIAAAGARAVTVTVPGALEIPGTMAILLEAAERAGEPYDAVVALGCVIRGETGHYDIVAGESARALMDLSVALRLPLGNGILTVETEAQALARARVAEMNKGGGAAEAALAILALKRAAEAGSVAGVEA from the coding sequence ATGGTTTCGACGCCGAACACACCGCGCCGCGAGTCGGGCCCCGCGCCCGTGCTGCGGGATGCCCGCATCCTCGTGGTCGAGGCCCGGTTCTACGATCACATCGCCGACGAACTCCTCGCGGGGGCGCACGCCGCGATCGCCGCGGCCGGTGCGCGGGCCGTCACCGTCACCGTCCCGGGCGCCCTGGAGATTCCCGGAACGATGGCGATCCTGCTGGAAGCCGCCGAGCGCGCGGGCGAACCCTACGACGCCGTCGTGGCCCTCGGCTGCGTGATCCGCGGCGAGACCGGCCATTACGACATCGTGGCGGGCGAGAGCGCCCGCGCGCTGATGGACCTGTCGGTCGCCCTGCGGCTCCCGCTCGGCAACGGCATCCTGACCGTCGAGACCGAGGCGCAGGCCCTGGCACGCGCCCGCGTCGCGGAGATGAACAAGGGTGGTGGAGCGGCCGAGGCGGCCCTCGCCATCCTCGCCCTGAAACGCGCCGCCGAGGCCGGCTCCGTCGCGGGAGTGGAGGCATGA
- the thiL gene encoding thiamine-phosphate kinase: MSAAAPDRPGEDALIARYFAPLAGEGADGLRDDAASLTPRPGHDLVLTADAIVAGVHYFPEDPPESVARKALGVNLSDLAAKGAAPRAYLLSLGLAPDWTEAWLAGFSAGLAEAASAFGCPLLGGDTVRAAGPAFIGITALGELPSGTMVRRQGARVGDRVCVSGTIGDAALGLALRLAPAGAALARLESDARAVLLDRYLHPRPRLTLAPLLRRYASAAMDVSDGLAGDLAKMMGGGRRAEIREADVPLSPAARLALAADPALLDTALTGGDDYEILCTVPPGAEAAFRAEAAAAGVPVAVIGVVGAGEGPPIFTTEEGVSRSLSAGSFSHF; the protein is encoded by the coding sequence GTGAGCGCGGCCGCGCCCGACCGTCCGGGCGAGGACGCGCTGATCGCGCGCTATTTCGCGCCGCTGGCGGGGGAGGGGGCGGACGGCCTGCGTGACGACGCGGCGAGCCTGACCCCGCGGCCGGGCCACGATCTCGTCCTCACCGCCGACGCCATCGTGGCGGGCGTCCACTACTTCCCCGAGGATCCGCCGGAATCGGTGGCCCGCAAGGCGCTCGGCGTGAATCTCTCCGACCTCGCGGCCAAGGGAGCGGCGCCCCGCGCCTACCTGCTGAGCCTCGGCTTGGCGCCGGACTGGACCGAGGCGTGGCTCGCCGGCTTCAGCGCGGGCCTCGCGGAGGCCGCGTCCGCCTTCGGGTGTCCGCTCCTCGGCGGCGACACGGTCCGGGCCGCGGGGCCCGCCTTCATCGGCATCACGGCCCTCGGCGAGCTGCCCTCCGGCACCATGGTCCGGCGGCAGGGCGCGCGGGTCGGCGACCGGGTCTGCGTCAGCGGGACGATCGGGGACGCGGCCCTCGGGCTCGCCCTGCGGCTTGCGCCGGCGGGCGCCGCGCTGGCGCGACTGGAGTCCGACGCCCGCGCCGTCCTGCTCGACCGCTACCTGCACCCGCGCCCGCGACTCACCCTCGCGCCGCTGCTGCGCCGCTACGCCAGCGCCGCGATGGACGTCTCGGATGGCCTGGCCGGCGATCTCGCCAAGATGATGGGGGGCGGCCGCCGGGCCGAGATCCGCGAGGCGGACGTCCCGCTGTCTCCGGCCGCGCGTCTGGCGCTCGCGGCCGACCCTGCGCTCCTCGACACGGCGCTTACGGGCGGTGACGATTACGAGATCCTGTGCACGGTCCCGCCCGGTGCGGAGGCCGCCTTCCGGGCCGAGGCGGCGGCGGCCGGCGTGCCGGTCGCCGTCATCGGCGTAGTCGGAGCCGGGGAGGGACCACCGATCTTCACGACGGAAGAGGGCGTCTCCCGGAGCCTAAGTGCCGGATCCTTCAGCCATTTCTGA
- the nusB gene encoding transcription antitermination factor NusB, translating into MTNDRETKIKERSGARLAVVQALYDMEISGKGVLDALAEFEVFWIGQEVDGVAHPPAETAFFRDLLRGIVEEQRTIDPQIDKALTQGWPLKRIEAVLRAILRAGAYELMFRHDVPARAAISEYVDVAHSFYAGDEPGLVNAVLDKVARGTRSDELAGAKRG; encoded by the coding sequence ATGACGAACGACCGGGAGACGAAGATCAAGGAGCGCAGCGGCGCCCGGCTCGCCGTGGTGCAGGCCCTCTACGACATGGAGATCTCGGGCAAGGGCGTCCTCGACGCGCTCGCCGAGTTCGAGGTCTTCTGGATCGGCCAGGAGGTGGACGGCGTGGCGCACCCGCCCGCCGAGACCGCCTTCTTCCGCGACCTCCTGCGCGGGATCGTCGAGGAGCAGCGGACGATCGATCCGCAGATCGACAAGGCGCTGACGCAGGGTTGGCCGCTGAAGCGGATCGAGGCGGTGCTCCGCGCGATCCTGCGCGCGGGCGCCTACGAGCTGATGTTCCGGCACGACGTGCCGGCCCGCGCGGCGATCTCGGAATATGTCGACGTCGCCCACAGCTTCTACGCCGGCGACGAGCCCGGCCTCGTCAACGCCGTGCTCGACAAGGTGGCGCGCGGCACGCGGAGCGACGAGCTCGCCGGCGCGAAGCGCGGGTGA
- a CDS encoding ubiquinol-cytochrome C chaperone family protein, producing the protein MIARFFRRADDRRATIRQLHARINEASRQAGLYTRLGVPDTVEGRFECLSLHVILVLRRLNRLPPPAADVAQDLVNSVFLQLDASLRELGVGDFGVPKRMKKLGAAFYGRAEGYDAALDADDRAALMAALARNVLGRDEPEAAAGLAAYVAAAADGLSRADLDTVLAAGPPFPDPDAFGGPA; encoded by the coding sequence ATGATCGCCCGGTTCTTCCGCCGCGCGGACGACCGCCGCGCCACGATCCGGCAGCTTCACGCGCGCATCAACGAGGCCTCGCGGCAGGCCGGGCTCTACACGCGGCTCGGCGTGCCGGACACGGTCGAGGGCCGCTTCGAATGCCTCAGCCTGCACGTCATCCTGGTGCTGCGCCGCCTGAACCGGCTGCCGCCCCCGGCGGCGGACGTGGCGCAGGATCTGGTGAACTCGGTCTTCCTGCAGCTCGACGCGTCCCTGCGCGAGCTGGGCGTCGGCGATTTCGGCGTCCCGAAGCGGATGAAGAAGCTCGGCGCCGCCTTCTACGGGCGTGCCGAGGGCTATGACGCCGCCCTCGACGCGGATGACCGGGCCGCACTCATGGCGGCGCTCGCCCGCAACGTGCTCGGCCGCGACGAACCCGAAGCGGCCGCCGGGCTCGCGGCCTACGTGGCGGCGGCCGCCGACGGCCTGTCGCGGGCCGATCTCGACACGGTCCTCGCCGCCGGCCCGCCCTTCCCCGACCCGGACGCGTTCGGAGGCCCAGCATGA
- a CDS encoding PAS domain S-box protein: MTAEVRDDDRPPAWTEAERLADLRAQKILDSGQEAAYDDLTRIAALVCEAPVALVSFVDEARQWFKAAIGFGCSETSIERSICAHAIREEHLLVLPDLTVDRRTRDNPLVRGEPYMRFYAGAVIRSPDGLPLGSLCVLDRVPRPQGLTPAQAETLCALARQISALLAHRRTLEAVSAREAELAASERRFRVMAAAMPQMVWTTLPDGFHDYYNDRWYEFTGVPYGSTDGEGWNGVFHPDDQERAWARWRHSLATGEPYEIEYRLRHHTGAYRWTLGRAMPIRDADGRIERWFGTCTDIEDLKRAETEARKLAAVVETSKDFIGVTDLAGRVVHLNEAALRLVGLPDLAAARETRIPDYFMPASQRIIDEVVLPAVKASGWWEGELAFRHFGTGEGIAVLYNIFPVRDANGAEIGYATVTRDLRERKRAEEARDLLIRELSHRIKNIFAVVSGIAALTGRSDPQAKPFVEAFRERLGALAQAHEYVRPHSPESAPTVAGQTLLGLMRLIMAAYAQEGRERVAIGGDDAPVGERSATALALIMHEQATNAVKYGGLSTEAGTVSLTGRIEGETYHLTWAEAGGPAITDTPSRRGFGTVLAERSVAGQLDGSLEHEWAPDGLVMRLRFPVANLRY; encoded by the coding sequence GTGACGGCCGAGGTTCGGGACGACGATCGGCCTCCGGCCTGGACCGAGGCCGAACGTCTCGCGGACCTGCGCGCGCAGAAGATCCTCGATAGCGGGCAGGAGGCAGCCTACGACGACCTGACGCGGATCGCCGCCCTCGTCTGCGAGGCGCCGGTGGCCCTCGTCAGCTTCGTCGACGAGGCGCGCCAATGGTTCAAGGCGGCGATCGGCTTCGGCTGCTCGGAGACGAGCATCGAGCGCTCGATCTGCGCGCACGCGATCCGCGAGGAGCATCTGCTCGTTCTTCCGGATCTGACCGTCGACCGGCGCACCCGGGACAATCCGCTCGTGCGCGGCGAGCCGTACATGCGCTTCTACGCCGGCGCCGTGATCCGCAGCCCGGACGGCCTGCCGCTCGGCTCCCTCTGCGTCCTCGACCGGGTGCCGCGCCCGCAGGGCCTGACCCCCGCGCAAGCCGAGACGCTCTGCGCCCTGGCGCGCCAGATCTCGGCGCTCCTCGCCCATCGCCGCACCCTCGAGGCGGTCTCCGCCCGCGAGGCGGAACTCGCCGCGAGCGAGCGCCGCTTCCGCGTGATGGCGGCGGCGATGCCGCAGATGGTCTGGACCACCCTGCCGGACGGATTCCACGACTATTACAATGACCGCTGGTACGAGTTCACAGGCGTCCCTTACGGCTCGACGGACGGCGAGGGCTGGAACGGCGTGTTCCACCCGGACGACCAGGAGCGGGCCTGGGCGCGCTGGCGCCATTCGCTCGCCACCGGCGAGCCCTACGAGATCGAATATCGCCTGCGCCACCACACCGGCGCCTACCGCTGGACGCTCGGCCGCGCCATGCCGATCCGCGACGCGGACGGCCGCATCGAGCGCTGGTTCGGCACCTGCACCGACATCGAGGATCTGAAGCGGGCGGAGACCGAGGCGCGCAAGCTCGCGGCCGTGGTCGAGACCTCGAAGGACTTCATCGGCGTCACGGATCTCGCGGGACGGGTCGTCCACCTCAACGAGGCCGCGCTCCGCCTCGTCGGCCTGCCCGATCTCGCCGCGGCCCGGGAGACCCGCATCCCCGACTACTTCATGCCGGCGAGCCAGCGCATCATCGACGAGGTGGTGCTGCCCGCCGTCAAGGCGTCGGGCTGGTGGGAGGGAGAGCTCGCCTTCCGGCATTTCGGCACCGGCGAGGGGATCGCGGTCCTCTACAACATCTTCCCCGTCCGCGACGCGAACGGCGCCGAGATCGGCTACGCGACGGTGACCCGCGACCTGCGGGAGCGCAAGCGCGCCGAGGAGGCCCGCGACCTGCTGATCCGCGAATTGTCCCACCGGATCAAGAACATCTTCGCGGTGGTGAGCGGCATCGCGGCGCTGACCGGCCGCAGCGACCCGCAGGCCAAGCCCTTCGTCGAGGCGTTCCGCGAGCGCCTCGGCGCGCTGGCCCAGGCCCACGAATACGTGCGCCCCCACTCGCCCGAGAGCGCGCCGACCGTGGCGGGGCAGACCCTGCTCGGCCTGATGCGCCTTATCATGGCGGCCTACGCGCAGGAGGGGCGGGAGCGCGTGGCGATCGGTGGCGACGACGCGCCGGTCGGCGAGCGGTCCGCGACCGCGCTCGCGCTGATCATGCACGAGCAGGCCACGAACGCCGTGAAGTACGGCGGCCTCTCGACGGAGGCGGGAACGGTTTCGCTGACGGGGCGGATCGAGGGCGAGACCTACCATCTCACCTGGGCGGAGGCGGGCGGGCCCGCGATCACCGACACGCCGAGCCGCCGGGGCTTCGGCACCGTGCTGGCCGAGCGCAGCGTGGCCGGCCAGCTCGACGGCAGCCTGGAGCACGAATGGGCGCCGGACGGGCTCGTCATGCGCCTGCGCTTCCCGGTGGCGAACCTGCGCTATTGA
- a CDS encoding HAD hydrolase-like protein, which produces MTDARPPAPYTLVVLDFDGTLADSFPWFCSVINGVADRYGFRRIAEEEVESLRALGAREIVARLGVPLWKLPAISRHMHALASRDIDAMRLFPGVPEALTALARREVRLAVLSSNTEANVRRVLGPDLAALVEAYACGASLFGKARRLSALIRRCGLAPEGVLSVGDEIRDAEAARAVGCAFAAVTWGYTRADALRESGPDHLFAEPGEIARFFAGAPIAA; this is translated from the coding sequence ATGACAGACGCGCGCCCGCCCGCGCCCTACACCCTCGTCGTCCTCGACTTCGACGGCACGCTCGCCGACAGCTTCCCCTGGTTCTGCTCGGTCATCAACGGCGTGGCCGACCGCTACGGCTTCCGCCGCATCGCCGAGGAGGAGGTGGAATCGCTGCGCGCGCTCGGCGCCCGCGAGATCGTCGCCCGGCTCGGCGTGCCGCTCTGGAAGCTGCCGGCAATCTCGCGCCACATGCACGCGCTGGCGAGCCGCGACATCGACGCGATGCGCCTGTTCCCGGGCGTTCCGGAGGCGCTGACGGCGCTGGCGCGGCGGGAGGTCCGCCTCGCGGTGCTGAGCTCGAACACGGAGGCGAACGTGCGCCGCGTCCTCGGGCCGGACCTCGCCGCGCTCGTCGAAGCCTACGCCTGCGGGGCCTCGCTGTTCGGCAAGGCGCGGCGCCTCTCCGCGCTGATCCGCCGCTGCGGCCTCGCGCCCGAGGGCGTGCTCAGCGTGGGCGACGAGATCCGGGATGCGGAGGCGGCGCGGGCCGTGGGCTGCGCCTTCGCGGCGGTGACCTGGGGTTATACCCGGGCGGACGCGCTCCGTGAGAGCGGGCCGGACCACCTGTTCGCCGAGCCGGGCGAGATTGCCCGTTTCTTTGCGGGCGCGCCCATCGCGGCCTGA
- the plsX gene encoding phosphate acyltransferase PlsX, whose product MSQRVCISLDAMGGDHGPSTVVPGAALARERHPETTFIMFGDEAVIRPLVEAEPRLKGAVEIRHTTFSVAMDDKPSQAVRQGRGKSSMWQAIQAVRDGQADACVSAGNTGALMAMSKICLKTMSGIERPAIACLWPTIRGESVVLDVGATIGTDAEHLVEMAVMGSAMARIVFDLDRPTVGLLNVGTEEMKGNEAVKEAARLLREMELPNFAYHGFVEGTDLGRGTVDVVVTEGFTGNIALKTAEGTAKQIGSYLRSAMSRTLSAKIGYLFARRAFRALREKMNPSRANGGVFLGLEGIVIKSHGSENAQGFAAAIDLAHDMARHDLMRTIRDMLDQTPAVVSA is encoded by the coding sequence ATGTCACAACGCGTGTGCATCTCGCTCGACGCCATGGGCGGCGACCACGGGCCGTCGACCGTCGTGCCGGGCGCGGCTCTCGCCCGTGAGCGGCATCCCGAGACGACCTTCATCATGTTCGGGGACGAGGCCGTGATCCGGCCCCTCGTCGAGGCCGAGCCGCGCCTGAAGGGGGCCGTCGAGATCCGCCACACCACGTTCTCCGTGGCGATGGACGACAAGCCGAGCCAGGCCGTACGCCAGGGCCGCGGCAAGTCCTCGATGTGGCAGGCGATCCAGGCGGTGCGCGACGGGCAGGCCGACGCCTGCGTCTCCGCCGGCAACACCGGCGCCCTGATGGCGATGTCGAAGATCTGCCTCAAGACGATGTCCGGCATCGAGCGTCCGGCCATCGCCTGCCTGTGGCCGACGATCCGCGGCGAGAGCGTGGTGCTCGACGTCGGCGCCACGATCGGCACCGATGCCGAGCACCTCGTCGAGATGGCGGTGATGGGCTCCGCCATGGCCCGGATCGTGTTCGATCTCGACCGGCCGACGGTCGGCCTCCTCAATGTCGGCACCGAGGAGATGAAGGGCAACGAGGCGGTCAAGGAAGCGGCCCGGCTGCTGCGCGAGATGGAGCTGCCGAATTTCGCCTATCACGGCTTCGTGGAGGGCACGGATCTCGGCCGCGGCACCGTCGACGTGGTGGTGACGGAAGGCTTCACCGGCAACATCGCGCTCAAGACCGCGGAGGGCACCGCCAAGCAGATCGGGTCCTATCTCCGCTCGGCCATGAGCCGTACCCTGTCCGCCAAGATCGGATACCTGTTCGCCCGCCGCGCGTTCCGGGCGCTCCGCGAGAAGATGAACCCGAGCCGCGCCAATGGCGGCGTCTTCCTCGGGCTCGAGGGCATCGTCATCAAGAGCCACGGCTCCGAGAACGCGCAAGGCTTCGCTGCGGCGATCGACCTTGCCCACGACATGGCCCGCCACGACCTGATGCGCACGATCCGCGACATGCTCGACCAGACGCCCGCGGTGGTGTCCGCTTGA
- a CDS encoding outer membrane protein assembly factor BamE, translated as MSRRLVSALARLAVIGVLGAGVSGCIGEDLRHGYQIDQAAVASIKPGSSPEQVLQTLGTPSTVSTVGNKSWYYISQNTRRTVMFLGESVQDQKVVAVYFTGGFKVERVALYGLQDGRIFDFIERTTPTSGQDRAFLSQLFRGLTRYEPFGGNSGSPAPGANRGL; from the coding sequence ATGTCGCGCCGTCTCGTCTCTGCGCTCGCTCGTCTCGCCGTGATCGGCGTGCTCGGCGCCGGCGTCTCCGGCTGCATCGGCGAAGATCTGCGGCACGGCTACCAGATCGATCAGGCGGCCGTCGCGTCGATCAAGCCCGGCTCGAGCCCGGAGCAGGTCCTCCAGACGCTCGGCACCCCCTCGACGGTGTCCACGGTCGGCAACAAGTCCTGGTACTACATCTCCCAGAACACCCGCCGCACGGTGATGTTCCTCGGCGAGTCGGTGCAGGACCAGAAGGTGGTCGCAGTGTACTTCACCGGCGGCTTCAAGGTGGAGCGCGTGGCGCTCTACGGCCTGCAGGACGGGCGCATCTTCGACTTCATCGAGCGCACCACGCCGACGAGCGGCCAGGACCGGGCCTTCCTCAGCCAGCTCTTCCGCGGCCTGACCCGCTACGAGCCCTTCGGCGGCAACAGCGGCAGCCCGGCGCCCGGCGCCAACCGCGGCCTCTGA
- a CDS encoding sodium-translocating pyrophosphatase, giving the protein MTALLLIILGGLCAVAYGIVTINDVMKRDAGTQRMQEIAGAIAEGAQAYLRRQYTTIGIVGIILFVALAYFLGIKVAVGFLVGAVLSGAAGFIGMNVSVRANVRTAQAASTSLGGGLEVAFKSGAVTGMLVAGLALLGVALYYTYLTRFAGLAPASREVIDALVALGFGASLISIFARLGGGIFTKGADVGGDLVGKVEAGIPEDDPRNPATIADNVGDNVGDCAGMAADLFETYAVTVVATMVLAAIFFAGQTEVGGRNVLEAMMIYPLAIGSACILTSIAGTYAVRLGANQSIMGALYKGLIAAGVLSIGAIAAVNYALFGGFATEFKTSTGQTFTSGGLLGCAVIGLAITALIVVITEYYTGTNYRPVKSIADSSVTGHGTNVIQGLAISLESTALPAIVIVAGIIGTYALAGLFGIAIAVTAMLALAGFIVALDAFGPVTDNAGGIAEMAGLPSEVRKSTDALDAVGNTTKAVTKGYAIGSAGLGALVLFAAYTSDLNYFIANASPTQYRFFQGVSVDFSLSNPYVVVGLLLGGLIPYLFGGIAMTAVGRAASAVVEEVRRQFREKPGIMEGRDRPDYGRAVDMLTRAAIKEMVVPSLLPVLSPIVLFFVIQAIAGKAQAFATVGAMLLGVIITGLYVAISMTSGGGAWDNAKKFIEDGHHGGKGSDAHKAAVTGDTVGDPYKDTAGPAVNPAIKITNIIALLLLAVLAHS; this is encoded by the coding sequence ATGACCGCATTGCTGCTGATCATCCTGGGCGGGCTCTGCGCCGTCGCCTACGGAATCGTCACGATCAACGACGTGATGAAGCGAGACGCCGGGACCCAGCGCATGCAGGAGATCGCGGGGGCGATCGCCGAGGGCGCGCAGGCCTATCTCCGCCGCCAGTACACCACCATCGGAATCGTCGGCATCATCCTGTTCGTCGCGCTCGCCTATTTCCTCGGGATCAAGGTGGCGGTCGGCTTCCTCGTCGGTGCGGTGCTCTCGGGCGCGGCCGGCTTCATCGGCATGAACGTGTCCGTGCGGGCGAACGTCCGCACCGCGCAGGCCGCGTCGACCTCGCTCGGCGGCGGCCTTGAGGTCGCCTTCAAGTCGGGGGCGGTCACCGGCATGCTGGTCGCCGGCCTCGCCCTGCTCGGGGTCGCGCTCTACTACACTTACCTGACCCGCTTCGCCGGTCTCGCGCCCGCGAGCCGCGAGGTCATCGACGCGCTGGTCGCCCTCGGCTTCGGCGCCTCGCTGATCTCGATCTTCGCCCGCCTCGGCGGCGGCATCTTCACCAAGGGCGCGGATGTCGGCGGCGACCTCGTCGGCAAGGTCGAGGCCGGAATCCCGGAGGACGACCCGCGCAACCCCGCCACCATCGCCGACAACGTCGGCGACAATGTCGGCGACTGCGCCGGCATGGCGGCCGACCTGTTCGAGACCTACGCCGTCACCGTCGTCGCCACGATGGTGCTCGCCGCGATCTTCTTCGCGGGCCAGACCGAGGTCGGGGGACGCAACGTCCTCGAGGCGATGATGATCTACCCGCTGGCCATCGGCTCGGCCTGCATCCTCACCTCGATCGCCGGCACCTACGCGGTCCGGCTCGGGGCGAACCAGTCGATCATGGGCGCGCTCTACAAGGGCCTGATCGCGGCAGGCGTCCTCTCGATCGGCGCGATCGCCGCCGTGAACTACGCCCTGTTCGGCGGCTTCGCCACCGAGTTCAAGACCAGCACCGGCCAGACCTTCACCTCGGGCGGCCTGCTCGGCTGCGCGGTGATCGGCCTCGCCATCACGGCGCTGATCGTCGTCATCACCGAATACTACACCGGCACGAACTATCGCCCGGTGAAGTCGATCGCCGATTCGTCGGTCACCGGCCACGGCACCAACGTGATCCAGGGCCTCGCGATCTCCCTCGAATCGACGGCCCTGCCGGCCATCGTGATCGTCGCCGGCATCATCGGCACCTACGCGCTGGCCGGCCTCTTCGGCATCGCCATCGCGGTCACCGCGATGCTGGCGCTGGCGGGCTTCATCGTGGCCCTCGACGCGTTCGGGCCGGTGACGGACAACGCGGGCGGCATCGCCGAGATGGCGGGCCTGCCCTCCGAGGTCCGCAAGTCGACGGACGCCCTCGACGCGGTCGGCAACACCACCAAGGCGGTCACCAAGGGCTACGCGATCGGCTCGGCGGGCCTCGGCGCGCTCGTGCTGTTCGCCGCCTACACCTCGGACCTGAACTACTTCATCGCCAATGCGAGCCCGACCCAGTACCGCTTCTTCCAGGGCGTCTCGGTCGATTTCTCGCTCTCGAACCCCTACGTCGTCGTCGGCCTGCTGCTCGGCGGCCTGATCCCGTACCTGTTCGGCGGCATCGCCATGACGGCGGTCGGCCGCGCGGCCAGCGCGGTGGTCGAGGAGGTGCGGCGCCAGTTCCGCGAGAAGCCCGGCATCATGGAGGGGCGCGACAGGCCCGATTACGGCCGCGCCGTCGACATGCTGACCCGGGCCGCCATCAAGGAGATGGTGGTGCCCTCGCTGCTGCCTGTCCTCTCGCCGATCGTGCTGTTCTTCGTCATCCAGGCGATCGCCGGCAAGGCGCAGGCCTTCGCCACGGTGGGCGCGATGCTGCTCGGCGTCATCATCACGGGCCTCTACGTCGCGATCTCGATGACCTCCGGCGGCGGCGCCTGGGACAATGCCAAGAAGTTCATCGAGGACGGGCACCACGGCGGCAAGGGCTCGGACGCCCACAAGGCGGCGGTGACCGGCGACACGGTCGGCGACCCCTACAAGGACACGGCCGGCCCCGCCGTGAACCCGGCGATCAAGATCACCAACATCATCGCCCTGCTGCTGCTGGCTGTCCTCGCCCACAGCTGA
- a CDS encoding YceD family protein gives MNRHEGGPLTRSVNVERLPQGRGAVTVEATQAECDALARDFGIPAIRDLVGRFDLDGSPSQLRVTGSVEAWVTQVCTVSLDPFESRVVEPVEVDFTSADQLVGTDAEDVELPDPIVNGRIDFGALTAEFLALGLDPYPRKPGIAFEERREDEAEKPFAALARLRGGARGPE, from the coding sequence ATGAACCGTCACGAGGGCGGCCCGCTCACCCGCTCCGTGAACGTCGAGCGCCTGCCGCAGGGGCGCGGCGCCGTGACGGTGGAGGCAACCCAGGCCGAGTGCGATGCGCTGGCCAGGGATTTCGGCATTCCGGCGATCCGCGACCTCGTCGGCCGGTTCGACCTCGACGGGTCGCCGAGCCAGCTCCGCGTCACGGGAAGCGTCGAGGCCTGGGTCACCCAGGTCTGCACGGTGAGCCTCGACCCCTTCGAATCGCGGGTCGTCGAGCCGGTCGAGGTCGACTTCACCAGCGCCGATCAGCTCGTCGGAACCGACGCGGAGGATGTCGAGCTGCCCGACCCGATCGTGAACGGGCGCATCGATTTCGGCGCGCTCACCGCCGAGTTCCTGGCGCTCGGCCTCGATCCCTACCCGCGCAAGCCCGGCATCGCGTTCGAGGAGCGGCGGGAGGACGAGGCGGAGAAACCCTTCGCCGCGCTTGCCCGCCTGCGCGGCGGAGCGCGGGGTCCGGAATAG
- a CDS encoding PAS domain-containing protein, whose protein sequence is MASTARLAFSSREMLRRIESFGLTGNWGWTFATEAHVWSPGLFRLLGLEPGIVRPSLGAFLAAIHPADRPSVELALGTMREGILSDRRFRVIGPDGSVRTLLGHSETYHAPDGRPIGAAGLVIDISDRERIGQAREIELRRRRSLFQETGAYFAHIPLDPFDPYPPELLELTGRRLEAFHDDWLCAIPAEEHGYWNGPLVQSWAGNRPFTYLYTQILGSGERVRYRGTFAPVLDATGGSAPGRATLVPSGCRSGRPGGSSLKGWRAPSPVGTCVRPARSSTGR, encoded by the coding sequence GTGGCGAGCACCGCGCGGCTCGCCTTCTCGTCGCGCGAGATGCTGCGCCGGATCGAGAGCTTCGGACTGACCGGAAACTGGGGCTGGACCTTCGCGACCGAGGCTCACGTCTGGTCGCCGGGCCTCTTTCGACTCCTCGGCCTCGAGCCCGGCATCGTGCGGCCGAGCCTGGGCGCGTTTCTCGCCGCCATTCACCCGGCGGACCGGCCGTCCGTCGAGCTCGCGCTGGGCACGATGCGCGAGGGCATCCTGAGTGATCGCCGCTTCCGCGTGATCGGCCCCGACGGATCGGTGCGCACGCTGCTCGGCCACAGCGAGACCTACCACGCGCCGGACGGGCGACCGATCGGAGCGGCCGGGCTCGTCATCGACATCTCCGACAGGGAGAGGATCGGGCAGGCGCGCGAGATCGAGCTGCGCCGCCGCCGGAGCCTGTTCCAGGAGACGGGCGCCTACTTCGCGCATATCCCGTTGGATCCCTTCGATCCGTACCCACCCGAATTGCTGGAACTCACCGGCCGGCGTCTCGAGGCGTTCCACGACGACTGGCTGTGCGCGATCCCGGCGGAGGAGCACGGCTACTGGAACGGGCCTCTGGTGCAATCTTGGGCGGGAAATCGGCCCTTCACCTATCTCTACACGCAGATCCTCGGAAGCGGCGAGCGCGTGCGCTACCGCGGCACCTTCGCGCCGGTCCTCGACGCAACCGGGGGATCAGCGCCTGGGCGGGCTACACTGGTCCCGAGCGGATGCCGGTCGGGCCGGCCGGGGGGATCCTCGCTGAAGGGTTGGAGAGCGCCGTCGCCGGTTGGCACCTGCGTGCGGCCCGCGCGCTCCTCGACTGGTCGATGA